In the Armatimonas rosea genome, AGCCGGTCCAGCTTTGCCTGCTTGAGCCCCAGCCCAAGGAGCACCAGCGCGCCCACCACAAAGAGCCCCACCCCCGAGAGCGCGACCCGTGTGCGCCACTCGGTACGGACCTCTTTCAGGAAGACAGCACCTACTCCTAGCATGGGATGGTTTGTACCCTTTTTCACAAGTCTTGTCTATTGCCTCCCCTATGGTACACGATGGTTTATGAGAAGAGCGTGAGGATGGCGTAAAATAGCGCCATGGACTTTCTGGCGGCGATGCTAAGGCTCTGGGCGCCTCTGGGGCTGGCGGCACTGGGCGGGACCCTCTCCGAGCGTGTGGGGGTGATCGCGCTGGGGCTGGAGGCGATGCTCCTCGCCGGTGCCTACACCGCGGTGGCGGTCGCGGCAAAGACCGGTAGCGCGGCGCTAGGCGCTCTGGCCGGGGCACTGGCGGGCGCACTCGTGGGGCTGCTCCATGCCTGCCTGGTGCTCTTTGCCCGTGTCCCTGCCGTCCTCTCGGGAGTGGGGCTGAACCTGGGGCTGCTGGGCCTGACCACTTTCCTGCTCCGTGCCCACGGTGAGGTGGGGCTGAGCACCCAGGCACGCTTCCCCGCGGAGCTGGCGATTCCTCTGGCGCTGGCCCTAGTGCTCGCTCTGGCGTTTCTCCTGGGGCAGACACCGCTGGGGCTACGCCTCCGGGCGTGCGGCGAGAAGCCCGAGGCGGTGCGCGCCGCAGGCCTCAACCCCGATAGGCTTCGGCTGGGAGCGGTGAGCGGCGCGGGAGGGCTGGCGGGGCTCGGCGGGGTGCTACTGGCGCTGATGGGCCTTGGCGAGTTCACGGAGAACATGACCTCGGGGCGGGGCTATATCGCGCTGGCGGCGGTGATCCTTGGGCGTTGGAGCCCGCTGGGTGCCGCAGGAGCCGCCCTGCTCTTTACTGCGGGGGATGCTCTGGTGGGGACGCTCCAGAACGCAGGGCTCGCCAAGGCTCTCCCGCCCGACCTGCTCCAGCTCTTGCCCTATCTCGCCGCGCTGGTGGCTCTGGGGCTGGTGAAGGGGCGTGGCCAGGCACCTGCATCTCTCAGCACGACATAGATTTTTTGGCATGGAGTTTGCTAGCTGGTGGGGCATGATGCAGCTTTTTCATCGCCCTCAGCCCCGGGTCACGGTTGCCCAGCTGCTGAGCTGGGCGGAGGCACAGGTCGCGCGGGGCGTGCCACGACAAGCGATCTGCCAGGAGTGGCTCCAGCAACACCGCTGTGCGGGCACCCCCGATCTCAAGTCGATCTATGAGCAGGCGGAGCGGCAGCTCTTTGGCGAGATGGTGGCCCGCGACCTTCGGGGGAGCGAGCTAGAGAAGATGCGCCGCACCGACGAGGCCATCGCGGAGTATGAGGCGATTGTCGCGGACGGGTTTTTAGGAGCCCATCCCTACGAGCGGCTCCAGGCTCTCTACCTCGCACGGGGCGACTACGATAGCGCTCTCCGGGTGTCGCAGGCGCGGGTTCGAACCCTCTCTCTGATTCGTCCTCCCACACCGCCGTCCTGGGACGAGACCCCGCCCCTCCGTTTGGTTGCGATAAACGGCTAGTGCTCCGTGCTGAGGATGCCGTCGCGGAGCTGGATTAGCTGGTCGGCGCCGGTCAGCATCCCCGCGTCGTGTGTCACCACGATCACGGTTCCCTTGCTACGCCACGCCGCCAGCGCCTCGATCACGCGGTGGCCGTTGGTCTGGTCCAGCGCCGCCGTGGGCTCGTCGGCAAAGAGAATCTCCGGGTCGTTGATGAGGGCGCGCGCGACCGCTACCCGCTGACGCTCCCCCCCTGAGAGCTGGCCGGGGAGCTTACCCGCCATGCTGGCAAGCCCCAGGCTCTCCAAGAGCTCCTGGGCCTTCTGACGCGCCGCCGCATCGGGCTTGGGGGCCGCGACCACGATGTTCTCCAGCGCGGTGAGGTAGGTCAATAAAAATGGCTGCTGAAAGACAAAGCCGAAGCGGGTGCGGCGCAGGCGCATGAGCTCGGCATCGGGGAGCTGGGAGAGGGGAGTGCTGCCCAGGGTCACCGCGCCGCCCGTGGGACGCTTGAGCCCTGAGAGCAGATAGAGCAGGCTGGACTTGCCCGACCCCGATGGCCCCATGATGCCATAGAACTTCCCAGGCGGCAGGCTCAGGCTGACCTCGCGCAGGGCATAGGTCGTCCGTTCGCCGTCGCGGTAGGCCAGCGCGACTTTCTCGCAGGAGAGTGTCTCTCGGGTCATGTGCTAGCGCCTCTCGATAATCGTCACGGGGTCGAGCTTGAGCAGGCGGTACGCGATCGTCCCGACTGAGAAAAGCGTGATGCAGATCGGCACTGGGATCGTGTGGGCGTAGGCATCCAGGTCGAACGGGTTGAGAAAGAGCCCCCGCGCCCGGAACACGGACTCGCCCAGAAAGCGCATGGTCAGCGCCGTCAAGCCCGCCCCGACCAGCCAGCCGGCGATATTGAGCAGCGCCGTCTCCGCTAGCACCCGCCCGATGAGCGTCGCTCGGGAGTAGCCAATCGCTGCCAGCACCCCAAACTCGGAGAGGCGCTGGGTGAAGTAGATATTGGCCAGCATCCCGCTCATCAGCGTGATGGCAAAGATCACCGCCGCCGTGACCACGCCCATGATCATGTAGAGCGACTCCAGGCTCTCACGCACCTCGGTGATGAGGTTCTCCTTTGAGAGCACTTGTACGGAGCCAGGATCGAGCTTGCCCGCCGCCTTGTTCTTCACCGGCATCATCGCCCGGTTGAGCTCGTCGCGCTGGCCGACATCCTTCCAGGTGTAGAGTGTGCAGAGCGGGTTGAGCAAGAAGTAGCGGGAGCAGAAGCTCTTGCTGGTAAAGCCCACCCAGACCGGTCCTTTGAGGATCCCTACGAGCTTGACCGGGACGGGTGCGGCGGTCGCCATTCCCCCCTGCTCGGTGGGGCTAACGACGTTATCCCCGAGCTTGAGGTGCTTGTTCTCCACCATCGGCTCGGAGAGCACGGCCTCGGGCATGCCCTCGGCAGGGAGGCGTCCGGCGATCAGGCTCGTTCCCATGCGCTGCATCAGGTAGTCGCGGTCGTCGTCGGGCACCCCGAGTACCACAAAGGGCAGACGCCCCATGACGGTCTTGATATTGCAGAGAAAGAACGCCCCCTCCATGGTCCGCTCGACCCGAGGATCGGCCTCCACCAGCACCCGCTGCGCCTCCGGCACCTCCCGAAAGCGCTGCTGGGGCAGGACATAGGTGAAGTACTCCGTGTAGCGGTAGATCGTCCGCACGGTCAGGTCGATCGCATTGGCCAAGACCGTCACCCCCGCGATCAGAAAGACCGCCAAGACAATCACCAGGCCCATGGGGAGCGCACGGGACGCATTGCGGCGGAAGTAGACCAGCGGGGAGAGGGGAGAGTTCATGTTCGTGAAAAAGAGTACAAACCGATTGTACCGCTTTCTCAGAGAACGGGCCGAGGCAAGACCAAGTTCCCACAGATATAATCTTTAGGAGATGTCACCCGTTGGAAAACGTAGGGCAAGGGCCTGGGGCTGTGGCGTCAGCCTGACACTGTTTCTTGTCGCGATTGGCCTGCTCGCCCGCGAGGTCGTGCTGCGTGCCGCAACGACTCCGCCCCGCCAAAAGAGCCACGCCTTGCCACGCACCAAGCCTCAAGGAGTTTCAGAGTGGAATCCTGAGGCGGTTGAGCTCTTAGAAACGATGGCACATCAGCGGCAGCAAGCTAGATCTGTAGACATGACACTGGCATACTCATCGTATGTGGGAGGTAAACGGCGCGACAGCGCTGAGATGCGCCTCGTGTATGCACGCCCCAATCGGATGCGCTGGGAGTACAAGAGCAAATCTTCCTACCAGCTACAACTCTCCGACGGCTGGATGACCTGGTTTTTGTCTGGTCATGAGTACGACCAGTGGCTTAGTTTCCCGGATGGGCGTGGACTAAATCACTTTCCTCTCGCTGGGTTCTTTCCAACAAAACCTCTAGAGAATGAGGACTTGTGTGAGGTGGATCAGCTACACAAAGCCCTCAAAAAACATTCACTTCTCTCTCTTACCGCCCAGAGCTGCCCTGAGGGGACTCGGGTTTGTGCCAATGAGTACGATGTTTTCTATCGCTACTACTACTTCGACTCTCAAAAGCAGCTACGAGGAATACGGAAAAATACCTTGGCTTGGATGGATACCTATGTCGATGACCTAGGATTCTTTCACCTTGCCCACTGGGAGCTGGGATCAGAATTCTGGGAGATACGCGTGTGTCAGTGGGACATGCCTCTCCAACAGAATGTTTTTATTATCCAACTCCCCAACGACGCGAAACCAAGCCCCGAGACAGCCCGCTATCAGGCAGTTTTTACTGGTATGCTTGCTCTACGCCACGCAGTACTCCCAGAGTAGAGAAACAATGAAAACGCTCTTGATACGACAACGGAAGGCAAGGGCCTGGGGCTG is a window encoding:
- a CDS encoding ABC transporter permease subunit; this encodes MDFLAAMLRLWAPLGLAALGGTLSERVGVIALGLEAMLLAGAYTAVAVAAKTGSAALGALAGALAGALVGLLHACLVLFARVPAVLSGVGLNLGLLGLTTFLLRAHGEVGLSTQARFPAELAIPLALALVLALAFLLGQTPLGLRLRACGEKPEAVRAAGLNPDRLRLGAVSGAGGLAGLGGVLLALMGLGEFTENMTSGRGYIALAAVILGRWSPLGAAGAALLFTAGDALVGTLQNAGLAKALPPDLLQLLPYLAALVALGLVKGRGQAPASLSTT
- a CDS encoding ABC transporter ATP-binding protein: MTRETLSCEKVALAYRDGERTTYALREVSLSLPPGKFYGIMGPSGSGKSSLLYLLSGLKRPTGGAVTLGSTPLSQLPDAELMRLRRTRFGFVFQQPFLLTYLTALENIVVAAPKPDAAARQKAQELLESLGLASMAGKLPGQLSGGERQRVAVARALINDPEILFADEPTAALDQTNGHRVIEALAAWRSKGTVIVVTHDAGMLTGADQLIQLRDGILSTEH
- a CDS encoding ABC transporter permease; translated protein: MNSPLSPLVYFRRNASRALPMGLVIVLAVFLIAGVTVLANAIDLTVRTIYRYTEYFTYVLPQQRFREVPEAQRVLVEADPRVERTMEGAFFLCNIKTVMGRLPFVVLGVPDDDRDYLMQRMGTSLIAGRLPAEGMPEAVLSEPMVENKHLKLGDNVVSPTEQGGMATAAPVPVKLVGILKGPVWVGFTSKSFCSRYFLLNPLCTLYTWKDVGQRDELNRAMMPVKNKAAGKLDPGSVQVLSKENLITEVRESLESLYMIMGVVTAAVIFAITLMSGMLANIYFTQRLSEFGVLAAIGYSRATLIGRVLAETALLNIAGWLVGAGLTALTMRFLGESVFRARGLFLNPFDLDAYAHTIPVPICITLFSVGTIAYRLLKLDPVTIIERR
- a CDS encoding LolA family protein, which produces MSPVGKRRARAWGCGVSLTLFLVAIGLLAREVVLRAATTPPRQKSHALPRTKPQGVSEWNPEAVELLETMAHQRQQARSVDMTLAYSSYVGGKRRDSAEMRLVYARPNRMRWEYKSKSSYQLQLSDGWMTWFLSGHEYDQWLSFPDGRGLNHFPLAGFFPTKPLENEDLCEVDQLHKALKKHSLLSLTAQSCPEGTRVCANEYDVFYRYYYFDSQKQLRGIRKNTLAWMDTYVDDLGFFHLAHWELGSEFWEIRVCQWDMPLQQNVFIIQLPNDAKPSPETARYQAVFTGMLALRHAVLPE